The sequence TCCGTGCGCACGGGCAACAAGCATCAGCTGCATCGAAATGAGGCTTGAATCAATCAGGTTCACGTCACGCAGGTCGGATGCGGACATGTTCGCATAATAAGGTTTTACTTGTTTCAATTGCATATCCATGATCTCCTGTGGCATGTATCCAAGTTCTACTGCTTTGCCGAAAATTTCGTCCATATATTCAATGTTATTTGCATCGTAAAATACCGCAATGACAGCCGAAGATGTTAGAGCTTGTGTCTGGTTGAAGGAGGCTAGCGGTGCAAGTTTTTCTTTGCCTTCTGCGCTGTCGATAACAAGGAAACGCCACGGCTGCATGTTAATGGCAGAGGGGGCAAGGGAAGCTTCCGCCAAAATTTCGGTCATTTCCTCCCGGCTGATTTTCACTTCAGGATCATAGACTTTAACGGAATGGCGCTCCAAAACGATTTCATTGAAATCGTTTGTTTTGTGGAATTTACTGGTGAATTTTAATGATGTCATATTATTAGCTCCTTTTTTATATTTGTGAGATCGTGCTGTACTCCACTTTTCTTCACTATGAGGATTGTAAACTATGAAGTATACTTTATAGCAAGAGAAAAAAATGAGGTGATTCATATGAAGATTAGTGAAGTAGCGGAAATGGTTGACCTACCTATATCAACCATCCGTTACTATGAGAAAATAGGCATTATCCCTGATGAATATATATTGAGAGAACAGAATAATTATCGGAATTATGCTTCAGAAATCATTCATCATCTAGATGTTGTTAAAAATTGTTTAGCTGTTGGTTTTTCAATTAATGATATACAATCCATGATCTCGAAAAATGGCATTTCAAAAGATGAACAAACAAGCATTATTAAAGAAAAAATAGCAGGAATCGAAGACGCTCAAAAAAAATTAGAGGATTCCAAACAATCTCTTTACAACATTCTTGAACTGGATATTACGTGTGAGGATGGATTCGGAAAATATTCCGAGCCAGTTTCAGAGGATTAGTTGTCAGTGCTGCTGAACGCGGTGGTTTTATACGAGACTTCTTTTATCTTTCATTCAAAAAAAAGGATTGAACAGATATCTCTGCTCAATCCTTTTTGCTTATGATCGATTAGGGGAAACCCCCATTTTCATTGGAAGCGGAATGGCTAGATTAGCTCTTCCATCAGCCTTTGCATCCAACAGGCTTGTGATTGCGGGCCAAGTCTCAGCGATGATGCGGCCGCTTCGGAACACGAACCGGGGTGACAGGCGCTGGCGGATCAAGTCGCTTGAGTCCTTGGCGTCGAATAAGAGGAACGAGGCTGGAGCTCCATTTCTAAGTTCGCCACCTTGGAAACTATATTCATCCAGACTCATCGCTATTGCTCCGCCTTCTGTTATCATCCCAATCAGGCTTCGCATTTCGGCTCTTCCGCTCATATGGGCCAGATGGGCACCCATGTGGGCGGCATCCAGCGGATTGCCGGTTCCTAGGGGATAGAAGGGTGAACGGATATCATCGTGGGACAACGCGACGTTAATACCCGCCTGCTGAAATTCTTTGATGCGCGTAATCCCTCTTCCCTTGGGGTAGCTATCATAGCGACCTTGCATAACACTGTTAATCAGCGGACAGGCGACGATCGAGAGACCGGATCGTTTGACCAGCCCCATAATCTTCTGGAAGTACGATTCGTTATAATAAGCCGCGGCGTTTGCATGCGCTGCCGTCACCCGAGAACCCATTCCTGTAGATAGAGCCAAGGAGGCGCAAACCTCCAGATATTTGGAATTCTCGTCATCGGCCTCGTCACAGAACACATGAACATATGCACCGCTGCGCTCCGCCAAATCGAACGCCTTACGCAAGGATTGTACTCCCTCCTCGCGTGTATGCTCCAGATGCGGAACCGCAGACACACCGTCCGCGCCCATACGCAGAGCTTCCTTCATCCGCTCTTCATTAGCTGGACAAGACATGATTCCATCCTGGGGAAATGCGGTAACCTGGATATCTATCAGCCCGCGATAGCGCTCCTTGATCTCTAGTATGGCTTCCAGCGCCATCAGCTTAGGATCTCCTATGTCTACCATCGTTCGCAGATGAAGGGCACCGTAACCGAGATACAGTTGAATCGTGCGCTCCGCTCTTGCGATGACATCCTCCCTTGTGAGCATCAGCTTGCGTGAAGACCAGATTTCGATTCCTTCCGCCAGCGTACCGCTTTCGTTCCAGACCGGATTTCCTGCAGTTAGTGCTGTATCCAGATGGACGTGCGGCTCAACGAACGGAGGTACCAATAGTCTACCTTCCGCGTCGATCGTCTCCGCAGCAGTCTCTTCTGCCAACTGGCCTATCCCTGCTATTCTCCCATCCCGTATCCCAATATCAGTATAGGTGTCGTTACCAATTAGCAGGGCATTTCTCACTATCAAATCATAAATCATCTCATCCCCGCCATTCATTTGATGCCCTTGGTCGCTTCAGCAAATCGTGCTACACGAGCGCCCAGCCTGCCTGCCATAATCAACTCTCGCTCATCGGGTGTTTTCGAACTATCTGGACCCGCCAGGGTAGAGGGCCCATAGGGAGAACCGCCGATCGCATCCGCTGTCAAATATTCTGGATTCTGCGAATAGGGGAGACCGACATAAATCAGACCGAAATGAAGCAATGGCACGATAGAGGTGAGAATGGTTGCTTCATGGCCAGTATGGATCGAACCGGCACTCGTCATAACTCCCGTCGGCTTGCCCTCCAATTCTCCACTAGCGCATAGACTGCCTGACATATCAAGGAACGACTTGACCTGAGCTGGCATCGATCCGTAATAGGTAGGAAAGCCCCACACAATGCCGTCTGCCCAGCGCAAATCGTCATGAGACACTTCAGGAACATCCTTTTGCTCTTCCTGTGAGGCCTCATACTTCTCCCATCTTGCACCGACACGGAACTTGCCGGACAGCATATCCTCATCGCGTTCTTGGCTGTGGCTCGGATGGTCAAGCAGTGCCGTTACGTTGTCGGGAGAACGGAACTCCGGTATGCGTCCCAGTCTTACCTCGTGCCCTTCGTCTGAAGCCCCTTTTGCAGCCGCTTCAGCCATCCGGTGAATATGTCCATAAGCGCTGAAATAGACGATCAAGACCTTCGCCATTCTCGCTCCTCCCTCCATCAGGT comes from Paenibacillus sp. 19GGS1-52 and encodes:
- a CDS encoding amidohydrolase family protein gives rise to the protein MIYDLIVRNALLIGNDTYTDIGIRDGRIAGIGQLAEETAAETIDAEGRLLVPPFVEPHVHLDTALTAGNPVWNESGTLAEGIEIWSSRKLMLTREDVIARAERTIQLYLGYGALHLRTMVDIGDPKLMALEAILEIKERYRGLIDIQVTAFPQDGIMSCPANEERMKEALRMGADGVSAVPHLEHTREEGVQSLRKAFDLAERSGAYVHVFCDEADDENSKYLEVCASLALSTGMGSRVTAAHANAAAYYNESYFQKIMGLVKRSGLSIVACPLINSVMQGRYDSYPKGRGITRIKEFQQAGINVALSHDDIRSPFYPLGTGNPLDAAHMGAHLAHMSGRAEMRSLIGMITEGGAIAMSLDEYSFQGGELRNGAPASFLLFDAKDSSDLIRQRLSPRFVFRSGRIIAETWPAITSLLDAKADGRANLAIPLPMKMGVSPNRS
- a CDS encoding nitroreductase family protein, with protein sequence MTSLKFTSKFHKTNDFNEIVLERHSVKVYDPEVKISREEMTEILAEASLAPSAINMQPWRFLVIDSAEGKEKLAPLASFNQTQALTSSAVIAVFYDANNIEYMDEIFGKAVELGYMPQEIMDMQLKQVKPYYANMSASDLRDVNLIDSSLISMQLMLVARAHGYDTNPMAGYEKEQIAEAFGLDKDRFQPVMLISIGKAAKESYPSYRLPVETITTWA
- a CDS encoding MerR family transcriptional regulator, which produces MKISEVAEMVDLPISTIRYYEKIGIIPDEYILREQNNYRNYASEIIHHLDVVKNCLAVGFSINDIQSMISKNGISKDEQTSIIKEKIAGIEDAQKKLEDSKQSLYNILELDITCEDGFGKYSEPVSED
- a CDS encoding NAD(P)H-dependent oxidoreductase, whose amino-acid sequence is MAKVLIVYFSAYGHIHRMAEAAAKGASDEGHEVRLGRIPEFRSPDNVTALLDHPSHSQERDEDMLSGKFRVGARWEKYEASQEEQKDVPEVSHDDLRWADGIVWGFPTYYGSMPAQVKSFLDMSGSLCASGELEGKPTGVMTSAGSIHTGHEATILTSIVPLLHFGLIYVGLPYSQNPEYLTADAIGGSPYGPSTLAGPDSSKTPDERELIMAGRLGARVARFAEATKGIK